The Williamsia sp. DF01-3 genome has a window encoding:
- a CDS encoding PEP-utilizing enzyme, whose protein sequence is MSNAPRADHWITDWEFSERYPVYTRANAGEVLPDPSSPLNVTLVWNKGLNIGWREGYVEHLGTHLASEIDETMPEIIGNFGGYHYTNFSMTELNGARLPGLTVPVWNRLWVGDHPDLPEYEPKPGHENAELTAGLAEKTAWALTTDTYPEAEETKRRADLAREQRPDLSALSDQELVDHARSFVPDLVFCYAYHPVTTTLSTMGPAVAGALLESIGESDKLGDLLSGLGGVDSAAPSFAMWKMGRLVAASDELTTIFDGGLATVLDAVDASDSPDAKQFRIDFDDFLYKYGSRAPNEWDIRSDSWETKPVLALMAINGMRLSPDDADPELILERNQAKRIALTAELADKMPDADTRQSFLDAAKSITKFMPWRERTKTSCVKVMGEMRAALYELGHRMVARGVMDDHHDITMLLDTELDDFAADPESFSATIAERREQYLQLFDLEPPFFLFEPLPLSQWPRRTEHKSEPALPGDTLSGVGGAPGVSRGRARVLHDPYDAGDLAEGDIIVAPQTDPAWTPLFVFAGGVVVNVGATITHSSIVCRELGIPCAVSVQDATARIPDGAMIEVDGNTGTVTVL, encoded by the coding sequence ATGAGCAACGCGCCACGCGCCGACCACTGGATCACCGATTGGGAGTTCAGTGAGCGCTACCCCGTCTACACGCGGGCCAACGCGGGAGAGGTCCTGCCCGACCCGTCGAGTCCGCTGAACGTGACACTCGTGTGGAACAAGGGTCTCAACATCGGGTGGCGCGAAGGCTACGTCGAGCACCTCGGAACCCACCTGGCCTCCGAGATCGACGAGACGATGCCCGAGATCATCGGCAACTTCGGCGGCTACCACTACACCAACTTCTCGATGACCGAGCTCAACGGCGCTCGCCTACCTGGCCTGACCGTGCCGGTGTGGAACCGCCTCTGGGTGGGCGACCACCCCGACCTACCTGAGTACGAGCCGAAGCCGGGCCACGAGAACGCTGAACTGACCGCGGGTCTTGCCGAGAAGACCGCGTGGGCATTGACCACCGATACGTATCCCGAAGCCGAAGAGACCAAGCGCCGCGCCGACCTCGCGCGCGAGCAGCGTCCTGACCTCAGCGCCCTGAGCGATCAGGAATTGGTCGACCACGCACGATCATTCGTTCCCGACCTGGTCTTCTGCTACGCCTACCACCCGGTCACCACCACACTGTCCACGATGGGACCGGCAGTGGCCGGCGCCCTGCTCGAGTCCATCGGTGAGAGCGACAAACTCGGCGATCTGCTGAGCGGATTGGGCGGTGTCGACTCGGCCGCTCCGTCTTTCGCAATGTGGAAGATGGGCCGCCTTGTCGCTGCCTCAGACGAACTGACCACCATCTTCGACGGTGGTCTCGCCACTGTGCTCGACGCGGTCGACGCCAGTGATTCCCCCGATGCCAAGCAGTTCCGCATCGACTTCGACGACTTCCTGTACAAGTACGGTTCCCGGGCACCGAACGAATGGGACATCCGTTCGGACAGCTGGGAGACCAAACCTGTTCTCGCACTGATGGCGATCAACGGCATGCGTCTGAGCCCCGACGATGCCGATCCAGAGCTGATCCTCGAGCGCAACCAGGCCAAGCGCATCGCGCTCACGGCCGAGCTCGCCGACAAGATGCCCGATGCAGACACCCGCCAGAGCTTCCTCGACGCAGCCAAGTCGATCACCAAGTTCATGCCATGGCGCGAACGGACCAAGACATCGTGCGTCAAGGTGATGGGTGAGATGAGAGCGGCCCTTTACGAATTGGGGCACCGCATGGTCGCTCGCGGGGTGATGGACGACCACCACGACATCACCATGCTGCTCGACACCGAGCTCGACGACTTCGCTGCCGACCCCGAGTCGTTCTCGGCCACCATCGCCGAGCGCCGCGAGCAATACCTGCAGTTGTTCGACCTGGAACCGCCGTTCTTCCTGTTCGAGCCGCTCCCCTTGTCACAGTGGCCGCGCCGGACCGAACACAAATCGGAACCCGCCCTGCCGGGTGACACTCTGAGCGGCGTGGGTGGCGCTCCGGGCGTGAGCCGGGGCCGAGCTCGAGTACTTCACGACCCCTATGACGCAGGCGATCTAGCAGAGGGCGACATCATCGTCGCACCGCAGACGGACCCGGCCTGGACCCCGTTGTTCGTCTTTGCCGGTGGCGTGGTGGTGAACGTCGGGGCCACCATCACCCACTCGTCGATCGTCTGTCGCGAACTGGGCATTCCCTGTGCGGTCTCGGTCCAGGATGCGACCGCACGCATCCCCGACGGCGCGATGATCGAGGTGGACGGCAACACCGGGACAGTGACCGTACTGTGA
- a CDS encoding zinc-binding dehydrogenase: MKAAVWAGDGPDLTIEDIPRPEPRRGEILLKVTACGVCHTDLHVLKSEVKFPAPAVLGHEVSGVVEQIGDGVDNVAVGDRVVCSFIMPCGDCRHCVRGLEDLCEKFFAHNRLNGTLYDGETRLAREDGTSLAMYSMGGLAEFCVVPASDAFKVPDGVGLGEVSILGCSSFTALGAVNNAELELGDRIAVIAAGGVGSSIVQFAAAAGVAQIIAIDVSDEKLKAVAALGATHTINSSTTDVVAEVRALTDGHGVDVAFEALGNKHTFATAMEILDDGGRAVVVGIAPAGSAGEIDLARLVRRKLEIHGSYGAKARRDMPALLRMVSGGIVEPERVITRRYTLEQADEAYKALARGEIVGRAIIEMPS, encoded by the coding sequence GTGAAGGCAGCGGTGTGGGCCGGCGATGGCCCCGACCTCACGATTGAAGACATCCCCCGACCCGAGCCACGCCGTGGCGAGATCCTTCTCAAGGTCACCGCCTGCGGCGTGTGCCACACCGACCTGCACGTGCTCAAGTCGGAGGTGAAGTTCCCGGCACCCGCCGTACTCGGGCACGAGGTCTCCGGCGTGGTGGAGCAGATCGGCGATGGCGTGGACAACGTCGCTGTCGGCGACCGGGTTGTCTGCAGCTTCATCATGCCCTGTGGCGACTGTCGGCACTGCGTGCGCGGACTGGAGGACCTGTGCGAGAAGTTCTTTGCGCACAACCGACTGAACGGCACTCTTTACGACGGCGAGACCCGGCTGGCGCGCGAGGACGGTACGTCACTTGCGATGTACTCGATGGGCGGTTTGGCGGAGTTCTGCGTGGTCCCGGCTTCTGACGCCTTCAAGGTGCCGGATGGTGTGGGCCTCGGTGAGGTGTCGATTCTGGGATGCAGCTCGTTCACCGCGCTGGGTGCGGTCAACAATGCAGAGCTCGAACTCGGCGACCGCATCGCAGTGATCGCTGCCGGAGGAGTGGGGTCGTCGATCGTACAGTTCGCGGCGGCCGCCGGAGTGGCGCAGATCATCGCCATCGACGTCAGCGACGAGAAGCTCAAAGCCGTTGCCGCACTTGGTGCCACCCATACCATCAATTCCAGCACCACCGACGTGGTCGCCGAGGTTCGGGCGCTGACCGACGGCCACGGTGTTGACGTGGCCTTCGAGGCGTTGGGCAACAAACACACGTTCGCCACGGCAATGGAGATCCTCGACGACGGTGGTCGCGCCGTGGTGGTCGGCATCGCCCCCGCCGGCTCCGCAGGAGAGATCGACCTCGCCCGACTGGTTCGCCGCAAGCTGGAGATCCACGGTTCGTATGGAGCCAAGGCACGGCGGGACATGCCGGCCCTGCTTCGGATGGTCTCGGGCGGCATCGTCGAGCCCGAGCGCGTCATCACCCGTCGGTACACGCTCGAGCAGGCGGACGAAGCGTACAAAGCTCTCGCGCGCGGTGAGATCGTGGGACGAGCAATCATCGAGATGCCGTCATGA
- a CDS encoding SDR family NAD(P)-dependent oxidoreductase, translated as MTEAENGSVATGLVAVVTGAASGIGRAAAELILERGGRVVAFDRSADSLDWLSDNDHAVPFVGDVTLSVDNRDAMSVAVESFGTLDALILNAGVPASGSIETLDMDVFDRSIDVNLRAVALGIRESIPFFRRAGGGSVVITSSATAMGGEPNRWPYAAAKAGVVNLAKSLALDLANDSIRINCVCPGPISTGMTKRIEENTPERYESLKAMVPLHRWGTAREVAEVIAFLASPLASFVTGTAIPVDGGATCGSGQTVPIPAR; from the coding sequence ATGACCGAAGCCGAGAACGGTTCGGTTGCAACCGGACTCGTCGCGGTTGTGACAGGCGCTGCCTCCGGCATCGGCCGGGCCGCCGCCGAGCTGATCCTCGAACGCGGCGGTCGCGTGGTCGCGTTCGACCGGTCTGCCGACAGCCTGGACTGGCTCAGCGACAACGACCACGCAGTGCCCTTCGTCGGCGACGTCACGCTGAGCGTCGACAACCGCGACGCGATGTCGGTGGCCGTCGAATCGTTCGGGACCCTCGATGCGCTGATCCTGAATGCCGGAGTTCCGGCGTCGGGTTCGATCGAGACCCTCGACATGGATGTCTTCGACCGGTCGATCGACGTCAATCTCCGAGCGGTGGCCCTCGGTATCCGCGAATCGATCCCCTTCTTCCGCCGGGCAGGCGGCGGCTCCGTGGTGATCACCTCGTCCGCCACCGCCATGGGCGGAGAGCCCAACCGGTGGCCCTATGCAGCGGCCAAGGCGGGCGTCGTCAATCTCGCCAAGTCACTGGCGCTGGACCTGGCCAACGACTCGATCCGGATCAATTGCGTCTGTCCGGGGCCCATCAGCACGGGCATGACCAAACGCATCGAAGAGAACACGCCGGAGCGGTACGAGTCGCTCAAAGCCATGGTGCCGCTGCACCGTTGGGGTACCGCACGCGAGGTCGCCGAGGTGATCGCGTTCCTCGCCTCACCGCTGGCGTCGTTCGTGACGGGAACCGCGATCCCGGTCGACGGCGGCGCCACCTGCGGGAGCGGCCAGACCGTTCCGATCCCCGCTCGCTGA
- a CDS encoding serine hydrolase → MGTSLAAVCVIATACTSSDSNSQSSTSPPAGSAAATSPSSAAPAFAAELTPLIEKTMADNVIPGSVVTVSWPGHGDWAQAFGTRTIGANDPMTVDDHFRVGSNTKTMTSTVILQLVQEGKLALDDPIGKYIPGVPMGDRITVAQLSEMRSGLYSYTLDPGFNATLDADPGKVWQPQELLDIAFSHEVQFEPGARFDYCNTNIVLLGLLIEQLTGKTASAAFSERIFEPLGLKNTSLPPPADAAIPDPHPNGYSFGTNVSTINTYELPAAEQPLALNGTLKPNNETDANPSWAWTAGGAISTMRDLSTYVRALVGGGLLDQQMQQIRLSSITPTVPDNPAAAGYGLGIARFGPELTGHDGQIPGFMTFMGHDPSSGLTITIGTNLATVPTGEGSALTILKAIMPVFYGEGSVPGADPAAAPSSAVAPSSTSMPTTPSPGN, encoded by the coding sequence ATGGGAACTTCACTCGCCGCGGTGTGTGTCATCGCCACAGCGTGTACGTCCTCCGACAGCAATTCGCAGTCGTCGACATCGCCGCCCGCCGGTTCGGCGGCGGCCACGAGTCCGAGTTCGGCTGCGCCGGCGTTCGCCGCCGAGCTGACGCCGCTGATCGAGAAGACCATGGCAGACAACGTCATTCCTGGTTCCGTGGTGACGGTCAGTTGGCCTGGACACGGTGACTGGGCCCAAGCCTTCGGAACACGCACCATCGGAGCGAACGATCCGATGACCGTCGACGACCATTTCCGGGTCGGGAGCAACACCAAGACGATGACGTCGACGGTGATCCTGCAACTGGTGCAGGAAGGCAAGCTTGCTCTCGACGATCCGATCGGAAAGTACATTCCCGGGGTCCCGATGGGCGATCGCATCACCGTGGCCCAGCTGTCCGAGATGCGTAGTGGGCTGTACAGCTACACCCTCGACCCCGGCTTCAACGCAACGCTCGACGCTGATCCCGGCAAGGTGTGGCAACCTCAGGAACTCCTCGACATCGCCTTCTCTCACGAGGTGCAGTTCGAACCGGGGGCACGGTTCGACTACTGCAACACCAACATCGTCCTTCTGGGGTTGCTGATCGAGCAGCTCACCGGGAAGACCGCATCGGCGGCGTTCTCCGAGAGGATCTTTGAGCCGCTGGGACTGAAGAACACCTCGTTGCCGCCACCCGCGGATGCCGCCATCCCGGACCCACACCCCAACGGCTACTCCTTCGGGACCAATGTGTCGACGATCAACACCTACGAACTGCCCGCTGCCGAGCAGCCTTTGGCGCTGAACGGAACACTCAAGCCCAACAATGAAACCGACGCGAACCCGTCGTGGGCGTGGACGGCGGGTGGAGCGATCTCGACCATGCGCGATCTGTCCACCTACGTTCGTGCGTTGGTGGGTGGGGGTCTGCTCGATCAGCAGATGCAGCAGATTCGGCTGTCCAGTATCACCCCGACCGTTCCGGACAACCCTGCCGCTGCCGGTTACGGGCTGGGCATCGCCCGGTTCGGTCCCGAGCTGACCGGACACGACGGGCAGATCCCAGGGTTCATGACATTCATGGGCCACGACCCGAGCAGTGGACTGACGATCACTATCGGCACCAATCTTGCCACTGTGCCCACCGGCGAGGGTTCGGCGCTGACGATTCTCAAGGCCATCATGCCGGTGTTCTACGGCGAGGGATCGGTGCCGGGGGCCGACCCGGCAGCGGCACCGTCCTCCGCGGTGGCTCCGAGTTCAACGAGCATGCCGACCACGCCGTCACCAGGCAACTGA
- a CDS encoding zinc-binding dehydrogenase, translating to MVTDGQNKYVHMVAPQTAETALESDPVPAPNGVVVDIGYCGICATDTHGYASAGLPPAVFGHEWMGTISAVGEEVTGLSVGQRVVAGVGPACGQCAQCRAGHAAHCDLAFAEANGITDDAPVHGGFATRLKVSARRAIPIPDTISDEEAALMEPATVTFHAVKRAGIRLGAAVVVQGAGPIGLLTAQHARVAGAGRIIVSEPSPARRSAAVDLGFTEVVEPGDLKALLAEATDGLGADVLFECTGVAELLQPSAELVRRGGTLALLGYPGTNSSVSYGDWQSRELTVIGSLAYSHEDFLGAMTLIAAGRVDVRSLHTGTIGLDELVPMFAELDSGKSRHAKVLVDPKR from the coding sequence ATGGTTACCGACGGACAGAACAAGTACGTACACATGGTGGCGCCGCAGACAGCAGAAACCGCGCTGGAGTCCGACCCGGTCCCAGCGCCGAACGGCGTGGTCGTGGACATCGGCTATTGCGGCATCTGCGCCACCGATACCCACGGCTACGCATCCGCCGGCCTGCCGCCTGCCGTCTTCGGACACGAGTGGATGGGCACGATCAGCGCGGTCGGTGAGGAGGTCACCGGACTCTCGGTCGGACAACGTGTGGTCGCCGGTGTCGGGCCGGCGTGTGGCCAGTGCGCTCAATGTCGCGCCGGGCATGCGGCTCACTGCGACCTCGCGTTCGCCGAAGCCAACGGGATCACCGACGATGCCCCTGTGCACGGCGGGTTCGCGACCAGGCTCAAAGTGTCTGCGCGCAGGGCCATTCCGATCCCGGACACGATCTCCGACGAGGAGGCGGCCCTGATGGAGCCGGCCACCGTCACCTTCCACGCGGTCAAGCGCGCCGGTATTCGCCTCGGTGCCGCCGTGGTGGTGCAGGGAGCGGGACCGATCGGTCTGCTCACCGCCCAGCATGCGAGGGTGGCGGGTGCCGGCAGGATCATCGTGAGCGAGCCTTCGCCCGCTCGGCGCTCGGCGGCCGTCGATCTGGGGTTCACCGAGGTGGTCGAGCCGGGCGATCTGAAGGCGCTGCTCGCGGAGGCCACCGATGGACTGGGCGCGGATGTGCTCTTCGAATGCACAGGCGTGGCCGAATTGCTCCAGCCCTCGGCCGAACTGGTCCGTCGAGGCGGAACTCTCGCATTGCTGGGCTACCCGGGTACCAATTCTTCGGTGAGCTACGGAGACTGGCAGAGTCGCGAGCTGACGGTGATCGGTTCCCTGGCGTATTCGCACGAGGACTTCCTCGGCGCCATGACACTCATCGCCGCCGGCCGGGTGGATGTGCGCTCCCTGCACACGGGCACCATCGGCCTCGATGAGCTGGTACCCATGTTCGCCGAACTGGATTCGGGAAAGAGTCGTCACGCAAAAGTTCTGGTGGACCCCAAGAGGTAA
- a CDS encoding TIGR03621 family F420-dependent LLM class oxidoreductase — translation MTHQTRPFRFAAQVYRANTGKEWRDVAHKVEDMGYSALHVSDHYIGPGAALDPTGHRPVTMAPITSMAVAAEVTETLKVGCRMFCTSYHEPVVLAKEAATLAMFAPDRIEIGLGAGWLGAEYEAMGIDFPSAGSRVDRLEETIELIAQQFRGEQIDVDGKIVKAAGFAPLPVPETAPPIMVGGGARRVLTLAGRTADIVSINFNNRSGVLGSDSVLTSTVEETHKKMGWVRDGAGDRFGDIEIETGAYFVAIEGKTDITEDALIDRTGFSRPELRAFPHALVGSVDDICEQLEQRREEFGFSYFTIGDRAYEQFAPVVERMSGK, via the coding sequence ATGACACACCAGACCCGCCCGTTTCGATTCGCTGCGCAGGTCTACCGCGCGAACACCGGCAAAGAGTGGCGCGACGTGGCCCACAAGGTCGAGGACATGGGCTATTCGGCGCTACACGTCTCAGATCACTACATCGGACCGGGCGCTGCCCTGGACCCCACCGGCCATCGGCCGGTGACGATGGCCCCGATCACGAGCATGGCTGTCGCGGCCGAGGTGACCGAGACCCTGAAGGTGGGGTGCCGAATGTTCTGCACCAGCTACCACGAACCGGTTGTGCTGGCCAAAGAGGCTGCAACGCTTGCGATGTTCGCGCCCGACCGGATCGAGATCGGGTTGGGAGCGGGATGGCTCGGGGCCGAATACGAAGCCATGGGTATCGATTTCCCTTCGGCGGGATCTCGGGTGGACCGTCTCGAGGAGACGATCGAACTCATCGCCCAGCAGTTTCGCGGCGAACAGATCGACGTGGACGGCAAGATCGTCAAGGCCGCGGGGTTCGCTCCGCTCCCCGTACCCGAGACCGCGCCCCCGATCATGGTCGGAGGCGGCGCTCGCCGGGTCCTGACGCTCGCCGGTAGGACCGCCGACATCGTTAGCATCAACTTCAACAACCGTTCGGGTGTCCTGGGTTCGGACAGTGTGCTCACCTCCACCGTCGAAGAGACCCACAAGAAGATGGGCTGGGTTCGGGACGGCGCCGGCGATCGGTTCGGAGACATCGAGATCGAGACCGGCGCTTATTTCGTGGCGATCGAGGGCAAGACCGACATCACCGAAGACGCCCTGATCGATCGAACCGGCTTCAGCCGACCCGAGCTCCGGGCATTTCCGCATGCTCTCGTCGGGTCCGTCGATGACATCTGCGAGCAGCTCGAACAACGTCGCGAGGAGTTCGGATTCTCCTACTTTACGATCGGCGATAGGGCCTACGAACAGTTTGCGCCCGTGGTCGAGCGCATGAGCGGGAAGTGA
- a CDS encoding sugar phosphate isomerase/epimerase — MEQPPQQRILSLSHLSAIQVPPPQFIENAAAAGFNAVGLRVAQTPRDRGFQLLEGSALLRDTRQALHDNGMRVLDAEVIKLHPGSSREDWMHVLEAGQALSASYLLVTVLDDDYQRATTLFGELAAAAADHGLRCCLEPMIFSAVRDMDAAARFLADAGDGGSGILLDALHVARAGTPIDDIARQSPDLFPYCQLCDALSAEPATDENAAITEARQHRLAPGQGVLPLADLVRALPPTAAISVEAPSDRGSADPRGWAAELGAAARELFEYLDRDRTAAAGH; from the coding sequence ATGGAACAGCCTCCACAGCAACGAATCCTGTCGTTGTCACACCTCTCGGCGATTCAGGTGCCGCCGCCCCAGTTCATCGAGAACGCCGCGGCGGCGGGCTTCAACGCAGTCGGACTCCGGGTGGCACAGACACCACGAGACCGCGGGTTCCAGTTGCTGGAGGGTTCGGCTCTTCTCCGCGACACCAGGCAGGCGTTGCACGACAACGGAATGCGCGTCCTCGATGCCGAGGTGATCAAACTGCACCCGGGCAGCTCGCGCGAGGACTGGATGCATGTGCTCGAGGCCGGACAGGCCTTGTCGGCGTCGTACTTGCTCGTGACCGTTCTCGACGACGACTACCAGCGGGCGACCACGCTGTTCGGTGAACTCGCGGCTGCCGCCGCCGATCATGGTCTGCGGTGCTGCCTCGAACCGATGATCTTCAGTGCCGTCCGCGACATGGATGCCGCGGCTCGCTTCCTGGCCGACGCGGGTGACGGCGGCTCGGGCATCCTGCTCGACGCGTTGCACGTTGCCCGGGCCGGCACGCCGATCGACGACATCGCAAGGCAGTCGCCGGACCTGTTCCCCTATTGCCAGTTGTGCGACGCACTTTCGGCCGAACCGGCCACGGATGAGAACGCAGCGATCACCGAAGCGCGCCAGCACCGGCTGGCGCCCGGTCAGGGGGTGCTGCCGTTGGCCGATCTGGTCCGCGCATTGCCGCCGACGGCCGCGATCAGTGTCGAGGCGCCGTCTGACCGCGGCTCCGCCGATCCCCGTGGGTGGGCGGCCGAGCTGGGTGCCGCTGCTCGTGAACTCTTCGAGTACCTGGACCGTGACCGAACGGCAGCTGCGGGTCACTGA
- a CDS encoding sugar ABC transporter substrate-binding protein yields the protein MKTTTWTKAFVAVVSASLLATACSSSDDGGSSQPADIAAAQAVTDQYEAAPTNLVLDTPLSKAPEAGKYVISIETPQPISSAKDDAIQQAADLLGWRYQRIIMGTDAEAAPKAMDQAIALKPDAIHFSGTPVSMLSKQIESAKAAGITVIADSVGDEPIPGVISTSLDGTAQVQEWGKMVASQVVVDSEGDANVAVFTITDYPILNVFTDAFTAQMKAQCPGCKVEMVNQQVTDLGTKTPQSVVSTLQRDPNINYAVFSFGDLVLGVDAALRGAGLQDQVTFAGQTPTPDNLKSLEDGDNSVWVGFPVQILGWRVLDMLARSFNGDDLKPADDAFLPTQLLNKDNIGSAVIDDKTGFYVGVADYQDQFKALWKK from the coding sequence GTGAAAACGACAACCTGGACAAAGGCGTTCGTTGCCGTTGTCTCCGCGAGTCTGCTCGCCACCGCGTGTAGCAGCAGCGACGACGGCGGCTCCAGCCAGCCGGCAGACATCGCCGCCGCGCAGGCGGTGACCGATCAGTACGAGGCCGCGCCGACCAACCTCGTGCTCGACACCCCGCTGAGCAAAGCCCCCGAAGCGGGCAAGTACGTCATCAGCATCGAGACCCCGCAACCGATCTCGAGTGCCAAGGACGACGCCATCCAGCAGGCTGCCGATCTGCTCGGCTGGCGGTACCAGCGGATCATCATGGGAACCGACGCAGAGGCCGCACCCAAGGCGATGGATCAGGCCATTGCGCTGAAGCCGGATGCCATCCACTTCTCCGGCACCCCGGTGTCGATGCTGAGCAAGCAGATCGAGTCCGCGAAGGCGGCCGGGATCACCGTGATCGCCGACAGTGTCGGTGACGAGCCGATCCCCGGCGTGATCTCCACATCCTTGGATGGAACTGCGCAGGTGCAGGAGTGGGGAAAGATGGTGGCCAGCCAGGTTGTCGTCGACAGTGAAGGCGATGCGAACGTCGCGGTCTTCACGATCACCGATTACCCGATCCTCAACGTCTTCACCGATGCCTTCACCGCGCAGATGAAGGCGCAGTGCCCGGGCTGCAAGGTGGAGATGGTCAATCAGCAGGTCACCGACCTCGGTACCAAGACCCCTCAGAGCGTGGTCAGCACGCTGCAGAGAGACCCGAACATCAACTACGCGGTCTTCTCGTTCGGTGACCTCGTGCTCGGTGTGGACGCTGCACTGCGCGGTGCCGGCCTGCAAGACCAGGTGACCTTTGCCGGTCAGACCCCCACACCGGACAACCTGAAGTCGCTCGAAGACGGTGACAACAGCGTGTGGGTCGGTTTCCCCGTGCAGATCCTCGGATGGCGCGTACTGGACATGCTGGCCCGCTCGTTCAACGGCGACGACCTGAAGCCCGCCGACGATGCGTTCCTGCCGACCCAGCTCCTCAACAAGGACAACATCGGATCGGCGGTGATCGACGACAAGACCGGCTTCTATGTCGGAGTCGCCGACTACCAGGACCAGTTCAAGGCCCTCTGGAAGAAGTGA
- a CDS encoding ABC transporter permease, with protein sequence MWVAIIVLFAIWIPDTFMTEGNFRIIAGDQAITAMLAIGLIVPLAAGVFDLSIAGVMGFSVAMVSYQLSKGISAPIAIITTLLCGALIGAVNGFVVVKLHVDSFIATLGMSSILLAGTYWVTDGKQITEGFTDGFLDLGSKPFLGLPLPFFYMIAVAAVMYVILEKTPLGRYLYATGGNRQAARLAGLRVERIMFGALVTSATVAALTGVILAAKLGTAAPDIGPSYLLPAFSAVFLGSTQIRAGRVNVLGTLIAIYLLATGVKGLQLAGAPSYVNDLFNGLALIVAVALAARTARRA encoded by the coding sequence GTGTGGGTTGCCATCATCGTGCTGTTCGCGATCTGGATCCCCGACACGTTCATGACCGAGGGCAACTTCCGGATCATCGCCGGCGACCAGGCGATCACCGCTATGTTGGCGATCGGATTGATCGTTCCCCTGGCGGCGGGAGTCTTCGACCTCTCGATCGCCGGCGTGATGGGCTTCTCGGTGGCGATGGTCTCGTACCAGTTGTCCAAGGGGATCAGTGCACCGATCGCGATCATCACCACCTTGCTCTGCGGGGCCCTGATCGGTGCGGTCAACGGGTTCGTGGTGGTCAAACTCCACGTCGACTCCTTCATCGCGACCCTTGGTATGTCCAGCATCCTTCTGGCAGGCACATATTGGGTCACCGACGGAAAGCAGATCACCGAGGGCTTCACCGACGGCTTCCTCGATCTGGGCAGCAAGCCCTTTCTCGGACTGCCCCTTCCGTTCTTCTACATGATCGCCGTCGCCGCCGTGATGTACGTGATCTTGGAAAAGACTCCCCTCGGCCGGTACCTGTACGCCACCGGTGGCAATCGCCAGGCGGCCAGGCTCGCCGGACTACGGGTGGAACGAATCATGTTCGGCGCGTTGGTCACCTCGGCGACCGTCGCGGCCCTCACCGGTGTCATCCTGGCTGCCAAACTGGGGACCGCCGCACCTGACATCGGACCCTCCTATCTGTTGCCGGCGTTCTCCGCGGTGTTCCTCGGTTCCACTCAGATCCGGGCCGGAAGAGTCAACGTGCTCGGCACGCTGATCGCCATCTACCTCCTGGCGACGGGCGTCAAGGGGTTGCAGCTCGCAGGTGCGCCCAGCTACGTCAACGACCTCTTCAACGGTCTCGCCCTCATCGTCGCCGTCGCCCTGGCGGCCCGTACCGCCCGTCGCGCCTGA